The genome window GCTGGGGCACTTTGAGTCCGAGGGGCCGGGCATGCGCTCCTTTTACACAGGGCGCGAGGCGTGGCGCCGCTTCCAAACCTTGGGGAATCCACGCTTTGACAGGGCTCTGGACTGGGTTCACAAGCCTGAAGAACTGGCCGTTGCCGCAGCAGCCCTGGAATCCTCCATCTAGAAACTTTCACCCTTGCCGTCCCACCCTGTTTCGCTATACTAATTCATTCTGTCCTCATTCAGGGACAGGTCTCGCCATCTCATTGCCGGCCAGTGGGTTACGCGAGACCCGTCCCCTCCGCAGGAATTGGGGAATGGGGACGGACCTTACATAACTCACTGTGCTGTAAAGAGTAATTGAGACCAGTCCCTAAAAAGGAGAATTTAATGACTGAACTCACACCTCTCAAGGAAGGCGACAAGGCGCCGGCCTTCAATGTGCCTTCCACTCTCGGCAAGAAGATCGCGCTCAAGGATTTCAAGGGCTCTCAGCGAGTGGTTCTCTATTTCTATCCCAAAGACGACACCCCGGGTTGCACGGTGGAAGCCTGCGGGTTCCGGGATAAGTTTGACGAAATTGAAGAACTCAACGCGATGATTTTGGGCGTGAGCCCGGACAGCATCGAGAAGCACGACAAGTTCATCGACAAGCACGAGCTGCCCTTCGTTCTCTTGTCCGATGAAGACCACAGTCTTTGCGAGGCC of Candidatus Omnitrophota bacterium contains these proteins:
- the bcp gene encoding thioredoxin-dependent thiol peroxidase, which gives rise to MTELTPLKEGDKAPAFNVPSTLGKKIALKDFKGSQRVVLYFYPKDDTPGCTVEACGFRDKFDEIEELNAMILGVSPDSIEKHDKFIDKHELPFVLLSDEDHSLCEAYGVWVEKNNYGKKYMGVQRATFIIDTDGKIGKIYPRVKAEGHNDEVIEWLKKN